The genomic region CAGGGCCTCGGCCACCGCCTCCCGGCCCTGTTCCGGGCCGCGCAGGGCGACGAGGGCCCGGCGCAGCCGGGGCTCGACGTCGGCGACGAAGCGCTCGAACCCCTCCCGGTCCACCCCGCCGCCTCCTCCGCCGGTCGTCACACCCTTCGAGAGCGCGGACGGTGCCGTCCGCGCCACACCGTCCCGCGACTTTGTCCGCCGACGGCGGCCGGACGTAGGCTCGCCGCCGACATGCACCCGACCGTGCCGGTCGCCGCGTCCCCTGCCGCCCCGACCACCGCCGCGCGCCTGCGGCACCGGCTGGGCGCGTACGTGGCGCTCACCAAGCCCCGCATCATCGAGCTGCTCCTCGTCACCACCGTGCCCGCCATGGTCGTCGCCCAGCGGGGGCTGCCCCCGGCCGGGCTCGTCCTCGTGACGATGGCCGGCGGGGCGCTCGCCGCCGGCGGCGCCAACGCCTTCAACATGGTCGTCGACCGGGACATCGACCGGCTGATGCACCGCACGAGGAACCGCCCGCTCGTCACCGGCGCCGTCCGGCCCCGGGACGCGCTCGTGTTCGCCCTCGGCCTCGAGGTCGCCGCCTTCCTCCTGCTGTGGACCGAGGCGAACCTGCTCGCGGCCGTGCTCGCGGTGTCGGCCTGCTGCTTCTACGTGTTCGTCTACACGCTGTGGCTGAAGCGGTCGTCGCCGAGCAACATCGTCATCGGCGGGGCGGCCGGCGCCGTCCCCGTGCTCGTCGGCTGGGCGGCGGTCACCGGCTCGCTCGGGTGGGCGCCCGTCGCGCTGTTCGCGGTGATCTTCGTGTGGACCCCGCCCCACTTCTGGGCCCTCGCCATCAAGTACCGGGAGGACTACGCCGTCGCCTCGGTCCCGATGCTGCCGTCGGTCGCCAGCCTGCACACGACGGCCCGCCGGATCCTCGGCTACACGGTCGCCCTCTGGGCGCTGACCCTCGTGACCGCCCCGGTGGCCGACCTCGGGGGCCTCTACGTGGCCGCCGCCCTCGTGCTCGGCGGCGTGTTCACGGCGATGGCCATGGCCCTCACGAGGGACCCGGAGCCCGAGCTGGCCATGCGCCTGTTCGGGTGGTCCATCACCTATGTGACCCTGCTGTTCGGCGCCATGGCCGTCGACCAGCTGCTCCGCGGGTGAGGTTTTCCTCGCTGTCGTACCCCGTGGGTAATGTCCACCGGCGCCTATGGCCCTGACCGACGCGAGACCCGCGGCCGGCCCCGGTGACGCCGGGGCGACGGCCATCCGGACCACCACCCGGCGCGACCTGCCCGGCCTCGCCGGGTGGTTGAGCACCGGTTCCTCCGCCCGCATCGGGAGCGCGTACGTCGTCACCTCGCTCCTGCTCGTCGT from Acidimicrobiales bacterium harbors:
- a CDS encoding heme o synthase, with the translated sequence MHPTVPVAASPAAPTTAARLRHRLGAYVALTKPRIIELLLVTTVPAMVVAQRGLPPAGLVLVTMAGGALAAGGANAFNMVVDRDIDRLMHRTRNRPLVTGAVRPRDALVFALGLEVAAFLLLWTEANLLAAVLAVSACCFYVFVYTLWLKRSSPSNIVIGGAAGAVPVLVGWAAVTGSLGWAPVALFAVIFVWTPPHFWALAIKYREDYAVASVPMLPSVASLHTTARRILGYTVALWALTLVTAPVADLGGLYVAAALVLGGVFTAMAMALTRDPEPELAMRLFGWSITYVTLLFGAMAVDQLLRG